One genomic region from Ptychodera flava strain L36383 chromosome 5, AS_Pfla_20210202, whole genome shotgun sequence encodes:
- the LOC139134120 gene encoding uncharacterized protein, translating into MKRVLVLALFTLLLCSLTLCEEEKKDDDNPFPGDTPEADGQGYKGHLTLPYDPEQEAVAWRTEDIHEEDLAPIKKAGQGMRIPFNYIIILKEGYSSQVVDEMVDRMNEFCKKLDTECTSEASYYNVIKGYHMEAVERVLNETRTWEEVSYVEEDQIFQLEHASDEDVEKLDKGRKDDKSKEKEEQITEKDLDKQTKKKAKKVKKVKYDDEKIDFGRRTMTDEEIRQLGLELSKDDWVDRILDDLDREKMRKVQWNLDRIDQRKLPTDDKYLPGGDGAGVDVYCVGTGVRITHTDFEGRASVFYDALGGKGKDCHGHGTQTCSIVGGKIWGVAKNVTMHAVRVFNCGGYAYTRHLIKAFDVIAEKGKGGVVQMPFLGPKSNVTDLAVKNLFKHGYLTIAPAGNNQGNACYLSPARSPENICVAGLRDDIIDERAIFSNFGACVDVFAPAGKIKGASHRSDKKIKEHAGTSLAVPHVTGVAAIIWGNNPDFTPAEVKEKLLDDATRIPIKYAEGAPEKIVYTSANPEPQLDEGTCDKDSCKPE; encoded by the exons ATGAAGCGTGTTTTAGTGTTGGCGCTGTTTACATTGCTTTTGTGCAGCCTTACTCTTTGCGAAGAGGAGAAAAAAGATGATGACAATCCTTTCCCCGGTGACACCCCTGAAGCTGATGGCCAAGGATACAAAGGCCACTTGACATTGCCTTATGATCCTGAGCAGGAAGCTGTCGCTTGGCGCACAGAGGATATTCATGAAGAAGACCTAGCTCCAATAAAGAAAGCCGGCCAGGGAATGCGCATACCTTTTAACTACATTATCATATTGAAG GAAGGGTACTCGTCTCAAGTCGTTGACGAAATGGTAGACCGAATGAACGAATTCTGTAAAAAACTTGACACGGAATGTACATCTGAGGCAAGTTACTATAACGTCATTAAAGGCTATCATATGGAGGCAGTCGAGAGAGTCCTCAACGAG ACGCGAACATGGGAGGAAGTGTCGTATGTTGAAGAAGACCAAATTTTCCAATTAGAACACGCCTCTGATGAAGACGTCGAAAAACTAGACAAAGGCAGGAAAGACgacaaatcaaaagaaaaagaagaacaGATTACGGAAAAAGATCTAGACAAACAAACGAAGAAGAAAGCCAAGAAGGTGAAGAAGGTCAAATATGACGACGAAAAAATCGACTTCGGCAGGCGGACAATGACAGACGAAGAGATAAGACAATTGGGCCTTGAATTAAGCAAGGACGACTGGGTTGACAGAATTCTAGACGATTTAGACAgagaaaaaatgagaaaagtcCAGTGGAATCTCGACAGAATTGACCAGAGGAAATTACCAACTGACGACAAATACCTGCCGGGGG GTGACGGTGCTGGAGTGGATGTCTACTGTGTTGGTACGGGAGTGAGAATCACCCACACAGACTTTGAAGGCAGGGCTTCAGTCTTCTATGATGCACTCGGTGGAAAA GGAAAAGATTGTCATGGCCACGGTACGCAGACATGTAGCATTGTTGGGGGTAAGATTTGGGGAGTTGCCAAAAACGTTACTATGCACGCAGTCAGGGTATTCAACTGTGGCGGATATGCATATACAAGACACCTGATCAAAG CATTTGATGTCATAGCTGAAAAGGGAAAAGGTGGAGTGGTGCAGATGCCCTTCCTCGGTCCAAAATCCAACGTCACTGACCTGGCAGTCAAAAACCTTTTCAAACATGGATATCTGACAATTGCACCAGCTGGCAATAACCAAGGCAACGCCTGCTACCTTTCACCAGCACGTTCACCCGAA AACATCTGTGTGGCAGGTCTCCGTGACGACATCATCGACGAGAGGGCGatcttttcaaactttggcGCATGCGTTGATGTGTTCGCACCAGCCGGTAAGATCAAAGGCGCCTCCCACAGATCTGATAAAAAGATCAAAGAACATGCTGGAACCTCACTGGCAGTGCCTCATGTTACAG GTGTAGCAGCTATTATCTGGGGCAACAATCCTGACTTCACGCCTGCTGAAGTCAAGGAAAAACTCCTTGACGATGCAACAAGAATTCCAATCAAATACGCTGAGGGGGCGCCAGAGAAAATCGTGTACACGTCAGCCAATCCAGAGCCACAATTGGACGAAG GTACTTGTGACAAAGACAGCTGTAAACCCGAATAA